Below is a genomic region from Prunus persica cultivar Lovell chromosome G3, Prunus_persica_NCBIv2, whole genome shotgun sequence.
ACCAAAGAAAGGAACATGCAATGCCATTCAAACATCCAACCATCACCTTTGGCATCAACGTCTAGGACATCCATCACAAACTGTTTCCAAGTTATTTCCTTGTTTTCAACATAAATCTTGTGATTCTATTAAGTGTGTCATCTGCCCATTAGCCAAACAAACAAGAGCACCATTTTCATTGAGTTCTATATCCACTAAATCATGTTTTGAATTGATACATGTTGATATCTGGGGGGGGTATCATGTCCCTTCTATTTCTGGtgcaaaatattttcttaCTATCGTTGATGATTACAGTAGGAGCACATGGATTTATTTGATGAAACACAAATCTGACACACAACAGCTCCTTGTACAATTCATCCATTTGGTCGAAACTCAATTCGACACCAAAGTCAAAATGATTCGAAGCGATAATGGTCCCGAATTTAACCTTGCCAGTTTTTATGCCACACAAGGTATCATCCATCAAACTAGCTGCGTTCacacaccacaacaaaatggtgttgctgaacgtAAGCATCGCCATTTACTCAATGTTGCCCGAGCTCTACTCTTTCAAGCCAACATGCCAAAATGTTTTTGGGGGGACGCCATCCTTGCTTCAGCCTATCTTATTAATCGCACACCCACACCCCTTCTTCACGGGAAAACACCTTATGAACAATTGTTCCACAAAGCACCCAATTACTCACATTTACGAGTCTTTGGctgtttgtgttttgcttCCACTCACGCACACAAACCTTCAAAATTTGATCCCCGTGCCCGTCGTTGTGTCTTCCTTGGCTACCCATATGGTACAAAGGGCTATCGGTTATTTGATCTCCAACTCCACAAAGTGTTTGTCTCACGGGACGTGATTTTTTTTGAAGACCAATTCCCTTATCACTCCGATGTTTCCGCTGCTCATAACCAATCCCCCAATCCACCCGCCTCCCTGTCGTACTTTGATCTGGACTCTTTTCCTGCCCCATCTCCTATGTCACACGATCCCCCTGCACCTTCCTCTCCAATTTCCCCTATCGCTTCCCTACCTTCACCTTCCCCCTCTTCGGCACTTACATCCATCCCTGTGCCTCCTTCGTCTCCGGACCCTACACCCCTCAGCCTACCACCCGTTTCGCCAACCGTCCTGCCAACCCCACCCCGACGTGGAACACGACCTACCAAaccctcttcttttttgcagGACTTTCATATCGAGGTCTCTCTCCCGTCCCGGTCTGCTCCCACATCTTCTACGAACGTGGTTCAGTCTTCGTCAGGTACTTCCCATCCTCTCTCCACTTATTTATCTTATGATCGTCTCTCACCCCACCATAAAGCCTATACCGCTAATCTCACCCTCCTTAAGGAACCCACTAGTTTCTCGCAGGCTGTCCGAGATCCAAACTGGTGTGCTGCCATGCAGCATGAAATTGCTGCCCTTCAGGCCAATCATACATGGACCCTCGTGCCTTTGCCGTTGCATAAACGTCCCATTGGCTGTAAATgggtttacaaaattaagctCAAACCTGATGGCACTCTTGAACGGTACAAAGCACGCCTCGTTGCAAAAGGTTACAGTCAAATTGAAGGTGTTGATTACCGTGAAACTTTTGCTCCGGTGGCTAAGTTAACCACAGTTCGCGTGCTCCTTAGCGTGGCTGCTGTGCAAGGTTGGCACCTCCATCAACTGGATGTGAACAATGCTTTTTTAAATGGTGATCTCGAAGAGGATGTATACATGACCTTGCCCCCTGGTTTCGGACGAAAGGGGGAGACTCGAGTatgcaaattaaataaatccCTCTACGGTTTAAAGCAAGCTTCGAGACAATGGTTCATCAAGTTGTCCAATGCTCTCAAGGCTGCTGGATTTCATCAATCATGGTCCGACTATTCATTATTCGTCCGAAGTCGTCATGGTAACTTCATTGCTTTACTAgtctatgttgatgatgtgATACTAGCAGGGAATAATctgcatgaaattgaagaaaccaaGCAATTTCTATCTCACCATTTCAAATTGAAAGACTTGGGGCAACTCAAATATTTCTTGGGCATAGAAGTTGCACGATCAAAGCGTGGAATTACCCTATGTCAACGAAAATATGCACTAGAAATATTGGATGATGCTGGGTTTCTAGGAGTTAAGCCTTCACGGTTTCCTGTGGATCAAAATTTGTCTCTCACACAAATGGAAGGAAAGGTGTTGAATGATCCTTCATCATATAGAAGGCTTGTGGGCAGGTTAATATACTTGACAATAACAAGGCCTGACTTGGCTTATGCTGTCCACATGCTAAGTCAATTCATGGAGAAACCTCGGCAACCACATCTTGAGGCTGCACACAAGGTCCTCAAGTACATTAAACAAGCACCTGGACAAGGAATTTTTCTCCCTTCCACGGGTTCATTACAATTACAAGCATTTTGTGATGCCGATTGGGCTAGATGTAGAGATACTAGAAGGTCGATAACGGGGTACTGTGTTTTGCTTGGTCAAGCACCTATTTCCTGGAAAactaagaaacaaacaactaTATCTCGTTCTAGTGCAGAGGCTGAATACCGTTCTATGGCCACCACATGTTGTGAAATCATATGGCTGAAGAATATTCTGAAAGATCTAGGAGTGAAACACCCACAACCAGCCAACCTGTTTTGTGACAATCAAGCGGCATTACACATCGCTTCAAATCCTGTTTTCCATGAACGAACGAAGCACATAGAGATCGATTGTCATCTAGTACGAGAGAAGATTCAAGAAGGAATGATACGCACGGCTTACATAAGGACAAGTGATCAACCAGCTGATATATTCACCAAGCCGTTGAGTTCAACGCAGTTTGAAGTCTTACTTAGCAAGTTGGGTGTCATTAACATAcactccaacttgagggggagtgttaagGAAGATACCTCCATTAATTAGGCAATATTGTAAATTGATACTGTAGTTATTTGCTTCCTTATTTAGTCTCTGATCAAGCCTTGgttataggtgatagtttagGATACTATTGACTGAATCATTGTATAAAGCTGTAAACCTAGTTGTGGAATAATATATCGAACATTATAATCCCATTCTATGCTTCTCATCAAGATCAGAGTTGAAACAAGTATGGAGTGAATTGGACAGGGTAAATAGCAACCAAGTGAAGCCTTTGGATAGACAAATCACAAGGGAAGATGCATCATTTTCCGAAAGTCCAACACCTAAGCCCATCTTACTCTCTCGTCTAGGTTCAGGACATGAAATTGTTCCAACTTCTGGCCTGGACAACATCCCAGTGAGTAGAGGTATTGACCACAAATGCtgtaatgaaatgaaacaaagtgAGCAGTTGAGTGTTTCTGATTTGGATAAATTTTACGCCCCTGACTCTGACCTTGCGTCAATAATCATGGGAAGTAAGGAGCCTGAGCTGCTCAGAAATGGTTGTACACAAAGAATTCGTGCTTTTGAAAGAAATTTACTTGATGAAAAGGTGCTGCCTTCTGGATATGTAGACAATCACATTTCCCACAGGAAGAATGAGTTGGGCACCAAAGAAAGTGACAAGGAGGAAGGAAACTGTAATTCCCCCTCTATTAGGGACAACAGCATGGAAGTAATTAATGACGCATGTGTGAGAGAAACCAAAAAGCCTTCTAAAGTCCGCACATTAAGAAGACGAAAGACTCGATTTGGGAAAGCCAAAACCTCGCGCCAATATTGCCCTAGTGAGCTCATGAAATCTTGGCAACCAACTTCAGTCAATGAAAATGATAGGTCCCATGAAGATGCATGCATCCAACCCTCTGTCAAAGCTGGCAATGTAGACATGACAAGAACTCCCAGTGGGTTGGAAGAAAGTTTGCAGCCCAGTAACCGTTATTATATGGACGAAGTTAAGACCATTcggaagggaaaaagaaaaaggaaaatgaataGTAAGAATGGCATTACTACCTCAACTGGTCAGCTTATGAAACCTGGTCAGCCGTCTTCTGTTCTTTCACGCTGCAGGACTTTTGCCTATTTAGGTAATGGTGGTGTTAAATCATACGAAGATCGACCAAACACGACCCAGAATGAGGCAAGGATGAAGGCATTTCCCCATCTGGATCATGGGTTGACGTTAATTGATATGGATCCTATATCAGGGTCAACAAGTGTTACTTTGAGTATGAAGGAGATTAATGAAGCTGAAGCTGGCGAGAATGCTGAAGACAAGGACATGGAGTTGATAGATGTGCCTGTGTTGATATTGCAGGAAAGTGATATTGTGGAGAATTCAGAGGCTCCAAGTTCTGAATTTGACCATGCTACTGCTGATCTATCATTGATGAATTCTGAACTAAAAGATGTGAATGCGTCATTGATGAATTCTGAATTAAAAGATGTGAGAGTATCATTGATGAATTCTGAATTAAAAGACGTGAAAGCATCAGAACAATCAAATAGATCTCCTAGTTGTGCAGACAACGGTAGACTTCTCAAATACACTTTCCAGAGGAAGCGCAAGAATTCCTCAAGAAACCCTGGTCAAAAATCTTCTTTTGAAGGGAGCACTTCGAAGAGGAGGATCGAAGAGAACGAATGCATTGCACAAGAGCCACAGATGATGAACGAATCTTCTAGGGACAACCGGCGACTGGCTCAGGTTGCTCGACAGGTTGGTTTCCAACAATCCCTTTCTTAACTCCCTTAAATGTGActaaaaaactgaaataactTGACCTTATTTTGCATATCCGTGAAATTGTATTAGCATGCAAGGACAAAGATCACTTTGCACTGTCTTTAATTCAAATGACTAGAAAGATATTATATAGCTTTATTTCCCAGGCTAGAACCATAACATGATTGCTGAAGACACATATATGTGCTTTAATATATGGTGGTGTTTATtaaccttttgttttataaattcaCTGTCTAAATACTTGTTAAGTTACTGTTACAGGATGATTGATATCTCTTCATCTTTTATTGTTGGCAGCTCATATCCTTGTCTGGGAAAAAATGGTCTTAACAATGATAGCTTCTGCTATCCGATGAGTGTTAAGTTGGATACGATGGGCCATCAGAACTGATTTTTGAGAGATGATTTTCCATAGAAATTGGACGAGCAACTGGCTGCATTGCATCAGgggagagagtgagtgagagagagaaatttataAATCTGCAGTAGTAAAATCCAAAAATTGTTagttttaattacataatGATATTCTATCTTACAATCTGATACAGTTGCTAAACCTGACAGGTTGACACCTCCCCATTCCTGTCAAAATTTCTCCTTTCGAATAGAAATGCTGCCTCTCTCACTTATCCTTTCCAGGTTTTCAGTAAGCTCTAGTTTTGTTCACATTTTTAGTCAAGTGAAGCATATTTCAAGCTGATGCTTATAATCTTGTTATTTCTCATTCATTCTCATAGCACAGCCAACGGTTCAAACAAGTCA
It encodes:
- the LOC18783615 gene encoding uncharacterized protein LOC18783615, giving the protein MEDEAQKMVALKKAYAEIILNTAKEAAARVMASEHKALRFQHDLRSTKDESLRVLLRLKQMIDSKTSEAEITSSSQQRRIDELEAQLQEAEDIITDLRSELKQVWSELDRVNSNQVKPLDRQITREDASFSESPTPKPILLSRLGSGHEIVPTSGLDNIPVSRGIDHKCCNEMKQSEQLSVSDLDKFYAPDSDLASIIMGSKEPELLRNGCTQRIRAFERNLLDEKVLPSGYVDNHISHRKNELGTKESDKEEGNCNSPSIRDNSMEVINDACVRETKKPSKVRTLRRRKTRFGKAKTSRQYCPSELMKSWQPTSVNENDRSHEDACIQPSVKAGNVDMTRTPSGLEESLQPSNRYYMDEVKTIRKGKRKRKMNSKNGITTSTGQLMKPGQPSSVLSRCRTFAYLGNGGVKSYEDRPNTTQNEARMKAFPHLDHGLTLIDMDPISGSTSVTLSMKEINEAEAGENAEDKDMELIDVPVLILQESDIVENSEAPSSEFDHATADLSLMNSELKDVNASLMNSELKDVRVSLMNSELKDVKASEQSNRSPSCADNGRLLKYTFQRKRKNSSRNPGQKSSFEGSTSKRRIEENECIAQEPQMMNESSRDNRRLAQVARQLISLSGKKWS